Proteins found in one Bremerella volcania genomic segment:
- the ctaD gene encoding cytochrome c oxidase subunit I, whose product MPLIETTETEAEQGSALGPLLTWVSSVDHKQIGIMYICTATIFLAIGGLEALLIRFQLLVPKNDFLSPDFFNQMFTMHGTTMVFLVGMPVLVGFANYFVPLMIGARDVAFPRLNAMSFWLLPMGGILLYFSFFTGAAPSAGWFSYAPLSTRPYNLMVAQDYWIIGLLCLGVGSVAAAINIIVTVLTLRAPGMSLQRVPLFVWMSLMTAILTVLALPALNAALAMLLIDRFLGAAFFQPERGGSAVLWQHFFWVFGHPEVYILILPAFGMVSEVIPTFSRKPIYGYAFVAGSSAVIVLLSYGVWAHHMFAVGLGMGADIFFAVGTLLIALPTGVKIFNWTATMWGGAIHLTVAMQFAVAFLLEFVIGGLTGVMFAAVPIDWQLTDTYFVVGHFHYVLIGGTVFGLFSATYYWFPKMTGRMLSERLGRWQLWLWVFGLNATFMSQHLLGVMGMPRRVYTYDDNPGWMLLNMVATAGAVAMATGTLVLLWNIAISLRSGQPAGNNPWNGFTLEWATTSPPPPENFETIPEVKSRRPVWDLDQPEHADWKSSKTPSDNGRRPDKAMVCAWTFIASEAVFFLLLLVSYVVFNSQELAGPTSATALDATRTGAFTVCLLLSSVTFWFAERALKAGKSQHFRGWLGLTIGLGTVFMLGQAWEYIGLIQSDVTVDSNLFAATFFTVTGFHGLHVTAGLIALSILLALAIGDSFSSQRSKVFGAVGVYWHFVDVVWIIVFLIVYMGYLQ is encoded by the coding sequence ATGCCACTGATCGAAACGACGGAGACGGAAGCCGAACAGGGCTCGGCCCTGGGGCCGCTACTGACGTGGGTCAGTTCGGTCGATCACAAGCAGATCGGCATCATGTACATCTGCACGGCGACCATCTTCCTGGCGATCGGCGGGCTGGAAGCCTTACTGATTCGGTTTCAACTGCTGGTGCCTAAGAACGACTTCCTTTCGCCCGACTTCTTCAACCAGATGTTCACCATGCATGGGACCACGATGGTCTTTCTGGTGGGCATGCCGGTGCTGGTTGGTTTTGCGAACTACTTCGTTCCCCTGATGATCGGGGCTCGCGACGTCGCCTTTCCGCGGCTCAACGCGATGAGCTTCTGGCTTTTGCCGATGGGGGGCATCCTGCTGTACTTCAGCTTCTTTACCGGTGCGGCACCTAGCGCAGGGTGGTTCAGTTACGCGCCCCTTTCGACGCGGCCGTACAATCTAATGGTTGCCCAAGACTACTGGATCATCGGCCTGCTTTGCCTCGGCGTGGGAAGCGTGGCCGCGGCGATCAATATCATCGTTACGGTGCTGACCCTGCGTGCGCCGGGGATGAGTTTGCAGCGCGTACCGCTCTTCGTCTGGATGAGCCTGATGACGGCGATCCTGACCGTGCTGGCCTTGCCGGCTTTGAACGCGGCGCTTGCCATGCTGCTGATCGATCGCTTCCTGGGTGCGGCCTTCTTTCAGCCGGAACGTGGCGGATCGGCCGTCTTGTGGCAACACTTCTTCTGGGTGTTTGGCCATCCCGAGGTTTACATTCTCATTCTGCCGGCATTCGGGATGGTCTCGGAAGTGATCCCGACTTTTTCACGCAAGCCGATCTACGGCTACGCGTTCGTGGCTGGCTCAAGTGCCGTGATCGTGCTGCTGAGCTACGGCGTGTGGGCTCATCATATGTTTGCCGTTGGTTTGGGCATGGGAGCCGACATCTTCTTCGCGGTCGGAACGCTTCTGATAGCGCTACCCACTGGGGTAAAAATCTTCAACTGGACCGCGACCATGTGGGGCGGTGCCATTCATTTGACGGTCGCCATGCAGTTCGCGGTGGCCTTTCTATTAGAGTTCGTGATCGGGGGACTCACCGGCGTGATGTTCGCCGCCGTGCCGATCGACTGGCAGTTGACCGATACGTACTTCGTCGTGGGGCACTTTCACTACGTGCTGATTGGCGGAACGGTCTTCGGGCTGTTCTCGGCGACTTACTATTGGTTCCCGAAGATGACCGGGCGTATGCTCAGCGAACGCCTGGGCCGTTGGCAGCTGTGGCTGTGGGTGTTTGGACTCAACGCGACCTTCATGTCGCAGCACTTGCTCGGCGTGATGGGCATGCCGCGGCGCGTGTACACCTACGACGACAACCCAGGCTGGATGCTGCTGAACATGGTGGCCACCGCCGGAGCCGTTGCCATGGCCACCGGTACGCTGGTGCTGCTGTGGAACATCGCGATCAGCCTACGCAGTGGACAGCCGGCCGGGAACAATCCGTGGAACGGCTTCACGCTGGAATGGGCCACTACCTCGCCACCTCCGCCCGAAAATTTTGAGACGATTCCCGAGGTCAAAAGCCGACGTCCGGTTTGGGACCTAGACCAGCCTGAGCATGCCGACTGGAAGTCCTCCAAGACACCAAGCGATAATGGCCGACGCCCCGACAAGGCGATGGTATGTGCCTGGACGTTCATCGCTTCGGAGGCGGTCTTCTTTCTGCTGTTGTTGGTATCTTACGTGGTCTTCAACTCGCAAGAGCTGGCAGGACCGACCTCGGCCACGGCGCTCGATGCCACACGTACCGGGGCGTTCACCGTCTGCTTACTGCTGAGCAGCGTCACGTTCTGGTTTGCCGAACGGGCCTTGAAAGCAGGTAAGTCGCAGCACTTCCGGGGCTGGCTCGGTTTGACGATCGGCCTGGGGACGGTGTTCATGTTGGGGCAAGCCTGGGAATACATCGGATTGATTCAAAGTGACGTTACCGTCGACTCGAATCTGTTCGCGGCGACCTTCTTCACCGTGACCGGATTTCATGGATTGCACGTCACGGCAGGGCTCATCGCGCTGTCGATTTTGCTGGCCCTGGCGATCGGCGATTCATTCTCCAGCCAGCGAAGCAAAGTGTTCGGGGCCGTCGGCGTTTACTGGCACTTCGTCGACGTGGTTTGGATTATCGTCTTCCTGATTGTGTACATGGGGTACTTGCAGTGA
- a CDS encoding cytochrome c oxidase assembly protein: MTFLTSPSLWNLTSPVWLVVVPLLVAAMTWRKQFAGANWWWLAVAVVVLILAFVSPIGVLASGYLFSAHMVQHLLLLLIVPLALMLFLPRQLIESLLNRPSLSKFSALLSIPIVGWVAGLGAMWLWHVPSLCSAATQSDALGFVRSATFLAAGLAFWWPIYSPVARFRLDPLLAVIYLFSACAGCTLLGIYITFTPVSVCPAFANPVDRVGILTSLYQAGFTPMVDQQLGGLLMWVPPCSLYICAILSVLCRWYAMEDHASNENLPEASL, encoded by the coding sequence ATGACGTTTCTTACGAGTCCGTCCCTTTGGAACCTCACCTCGCCGGTGTGGCTGGTGGTGGTGCCGCTGCTTGTCGCTGCCATGACGTGGCGAAAGCAGTTCGCCGGTGCCAACTGGTGGTGGCTGGCCGTCGCGGTGGTCGTGCTAATTTTGGCCTTCGTTTCCCCGATTGGCGTGCTGGCCAGTGGTTACCTGTTTAGCGCTCACATGGTGCAGCACCTTTTGTTGCTGTTGATCGTGCCCCTTGCCCTGATGCTGTTCCTTCCACGCCAGCTGATCGAGTCGCTGCTTAATCGACCGAGCCTATCGAAGTTCAGCGCGCTGCTGTCCATACCGATTGTCGGCTGGGTTGCTGGTCTCGGGGCAATGTGGCTGTGGCACGTCCCCTCGCTGTGCAGCGCGGCGACCCAAAGCGACGCTTTGGGTTTCGTTCGCAGCGCGACGTTCCTGGCGGCAGGCCTGGCGTTCTGGTGGCCCATCTATTCGCCGGTGGCTCGCTTTCGGTTGGATCCGCTGTTGGCAGTGATCTATTTGTTTTCCGCGTGTGCCGGATGCACGCTGCTGGGAATCTACATCACCTTCACGCCGGTGTCGGTCTGTCCGGCGTTTGCCAATCCGGTCGATCGGGTCGGCATCCTCACGTCGCTGTATCAAGCCGGCTTCACGCCGATGGTCGATCAGCAACTCGGCGGGCTGTTGATGTGGGTGCCCCCTTGTTCGCTCTATATCTGTGCGATTCTCAGCGTGCTGTGCCGCTGGTATGCGATGGAAGATCACGCTTCGAATGAGAACCTACCGGAGGCTTCCCTATGA
- a CDS encoding QcrA and Rieske domain-containing protein has protein sequence MSDSPETRSPSSDEDRRGFLTKLCLGLSALIGAMITLPGVGFVLAPVFARPKQAWRKLGKLDEYEVGKTVSVEFKDTIDQPWAGVTALSGAWLRRVSENEFIAFSINCRHLGCPVNWVEDASLFMCPCHGGVYYEDGEVAAGPPPEPLARYTVRVKDGFVEIETSSVPLTTNDQV, from the coding sequence GTGAGTGATAGTCCCGAAACAAGGTCCCCTTCGTCGGACGAAGACCGACGCGGCTTTCTGACCAAGCTTTGCCTGGGCTTGTCAGCGCTGATCGGCGCGATGATCACGCTGCCAGGCGTCGGGTTCGTGCTCGCCCCGGTGTTTGCCCGGCCCAAGCAAGCGTGGCGGAAGCTCGGCAAGCTTGACGAGTACGAAGTCGGCAAGACCGTCAGCGTCGAATTCAAAGACACGATCGACCAACCCTGGGCTGGCGTCACGGCACTGAGTGGCGCCTGGCTGCGGCGCGTTTCCGAGAACGAGTTCATCGCTTTCTCGATCAACTGCCGGCATCTCGGCTGCCCGGTGAACTGGGTCGAAGACGCTTCCCTGTTCATGTGTCCGTGTCACGGGGGTGTCTATTACGAAGATGGCGAAGTCGCCGCCGGCCCTCCGCCCGAGCCGCTGGCCCGTTACACCGTGCGGGTGAAAGACGGTTTCGTCGAGATCGAAACGTCGTCCGTTCCCTTGACCACCAACGACCAGGTATGA
- a CDS encoding cytochrome b N-terminal domain-containing protein yields the protein MTMLGKIWNWIDDRSGFSDVVMPMLEHVVPRDARWWYVFGSATLCAFIIQVLTGVALAMVYVPGGDAAYESLVYITNDATLGYLVRGMHYYGATAMVMLAVIHMTQVFLHASYKYPREMNWMSGVVLLFVVLGMAFTGQLLRWDANGVWSVMVAAEMAARVPFVGGYISQFLMGGETVGGSTLSRFFAIHVFILPGLIFAGVGLHLWLILRHGISEMPKADQPVDPETYKEQYEGRLEKTGVPFWPIAAWRDVVFSTIMVAVILGCAIFVGPPSLGPAPNPANIHANPMPDWYFWWYFAVLSMLPPELETYVILGMPILGAIGLFIVPMLSNRGHRAPSKRPWAVATVIVGATAFVVLTIYGYRKPWSPDFDVKPLPPEVVRSDDPNIQHGAVLLRDKGCLYCHNVDGFGGYRGPELSVIGDRLDRGELVIRINNGGYNMPSFASSLTAEELSQMVDFLLTRTDHPSAETEEKSSDEPPRGQQ from the coding sequence ATGACGATGCTGGGCAAGATCTGGAATTGGATCGACGATCGAAGCGGCTTCTCCGATGTCGTCATGCCGATGCTCGAGCATGTCGTCCCCCGCGATGCGCGGTGGTGGTACGTGTTCGGTAGTGCCACGCTGTGTGCGTTCATTATCCAGGTGTTGACCGGCGTCGCGCTGGCGATGGTCTACGTCCCTGGCGGCGACGCGGCGTATGAAAGCCTCGTCTACATCACCAACGACGCCACGCTCGGCTACCTGGTGCGCGGAATGCACTACTACGGGGCGACCGCCATGGTCATGCTGGCCGTCATTCACATGACGCAGGTTTTCCTGCACGCCTCGTACAAGTACCCGCGTGAGATGAACTGGATGAGCGGCGTCGTGCTGCTGTTCGTCGTGCTGGGTATGGCCTTCACTGGGCAGTTGCTGCGGTGGGACGCTAATGGCGTGTGGTCGGTGATGGTCGCCGCCGAGATGGCTGCTCGGGTACCGTTTGTCGGCGGGTATATTTCCCAGTTTCTGATGGGGGGCGAAACGGTCGGCGGTTCGACGCTCAGCCGCTTCTTTGCCATCCACGTCTTCATCCTGCCGGGGCTGATCTTCGCAGGCGTCGGTCTGCATTTGTGGCTCATCCTCCGGCACGGCATTTCCGAAATGCCCAAGGCCGACCAGCCGGTCGACCCCGAAACATACAAGGAACAGTACGAGGGGCGCCTCGAAAAGACGGGCGTGCCGTTCTGGCCGATTGCCGCCTGGCGCGATGTGGTGTTTTCCACGATCATGGTCGCGGTGATCCTAGGTTGTGCGATCTTCGTCGGCCCCCCTTCGCTCGGCCCGGCCCCGAACCCGGCGAACATTCACGCCAACCCAATGCCGGACTGGTATTTCTGGTGGTACTTCGCGGTCCTTTCGATGTTGCCGCCGGAACTGGAGACCTACGTCATTCTGGGGATGCCGATCCTGGGGGCGATCGGTTTGTTTATCGTTCCCATGCTTTCCAATCGCGGGCATCGGGCGCCGTCGAAGCGTCCCTGGGCCGTGGCAACGGTCATCGTGGGGGCGACGGCGTTTGTCGTGCTGACGATCTATGGCTACCGCAAACCATGGTCGCCCGACTTCGACGTCAAACCGCTGCCGCCGGAGGTGGTGCGCTCGGACGACCCCAACATCCAGCACGGAGCGGTCCTGCTGCGCGACAAGGGGTGTCTCTATTGCCATAACGTCGACGGCTTTGGCGGGTATCGCGGGCCGGAACTCTCGGTGATCGGCGACCGCTTGGATCGGGGCGAACTGGTCATCCGCATCAATAACGGCGGCTACAATATGCCGTCGTTCGCCTCTTCGCTGACTGCGGAAGAATTGAGCCAGATGGTCGACTTTCTGCTCACCCGGACCGACCATCCAAGCGCCGAAACCGAGGAAAAGTCTTCCGACGAGCCCCCACGTGGTCAGCAGTGA
- a CDS encoding DUF1592 domain-containing protein: MNHPLRSAQILAMVLLSWLGSRAHAEEVPSKPQQQAHRFETQVAPILSRHCLECHGAGKTEGGLNLSRKQTALAGGDSGKVIHAGNSADSLLWTTIESGEMPPKRAPLSAEEKKIIQSWIEEGAVWTREVIDPGSHLVKQSSEVWVQRLTLVEYITTVREITGVDVASEAKRLLPPDVRADGFSNTAYSQTIDLSHVQAYHELAQRIVQKMDCGEFAARFADCRSFDEGCLSELIQRMGKRVLRGPLDPWEVESYQQIAQAVQQEKGTYEEAVGYILEGMLQSPRFIYRIEKPNGDKPSQYELASRLGYILWGAPPDEDLIHLADAGKLKGAELEALVQRMLTDPRAKARSAQFVHEWLELERLDSLRPNEKLYPAWSPALGSDMQDETLAFFDEVAWQQQRPLADLLNAQVTVVSPRLARFYGLKATQGQPLAGARQTAGTSSGVLAYYDFSEGSGDVVHDRSRSDSSLYLKIQSPENVRWTSDGLVVHKPTRIFTTEPPRPMTAALRKTNQITIEAWITPHDLQQNGPARIVTFSHDTSSRNFTLGQEKKKYDARLRTNKTDRNGMPSISTKDGQVKTQRTHVVYTKDDDGVARLYIDGKLAAERKGLGDFSNWESEMVFGLANEVTGDRPWLGTLHSVAIYDRALSAEEVIVQYEPIRKYDLAWYPERGGILTQGSTLTLGGDNASMVSRGLFVLHELLYSHVGAPPPCVDTSPVPTKKGLTQRGIAMERINNASCGGCHSRFEPLAFGLEKFDGIGAFSDKDRFGNPLRDDGEILLPGTEEPVKYESSRQLMEILAASDRVRMGITRKLVQFAISRPLASSDEAIVKQIHEQAQAGGGTYQAVMQAIVLSDLVQKFPPSQTSR, from the coding sequence ATGAATCATCCTCTGCGCAGTGCGCAAATTCTTGCGATGGTGCTCCTTTCCTGGCTAGGCTCGCGCGCCCATGCCGAAGAGGTGCCGAGCAAACCGCAGCAGCAGGCTCACCGTTTTGAGACGCAGGTCGCTCCGATCCTTTCCAGGCACTGCCTAGAGTGCCACGGGGCCGGCAAGACCGAAGGGGGATTGAATCTTTCACGCAAACAAACGGCCCTGGCCGGAGGGGATTCGGGGAAAGTCATCCACGCCGGCAACTCTGCCGATAGTCTACTGTGGACTACCATCGAGTCAGGCGAAATGCCCCCGAAGCGTGCTCCTCTTTCGGCCGAAGAAAAGAAGATCATCCAGTCATGGATCGAAGAGGGCGCGGTCTGGACACGCGAGGTCATCGACCCAGGCTCGCACCTGGTGAAACAATCGTCCGAAGTCTGGGTGCAGCGGCTCACACTTGTCGAATACATCACGACCGTCCGCGAGATCACCGGCGTCGACGTCGCGTCGGAGGCAAAGCGACTGCTGCCCCCGGATGTGCGGGCCGATGGCTTCTCGAATACCGCCTACAGCCAGACGATCGACTTGAGTCACGTTCAAGCCTACCACGAGTTGGCTCAGCGGATCGTGCAGAAGATGGACTGCGGCGAGTTCGCGGCCCGCTTTGCCGACTGCCGTTCGTTTGACGAGGGCTGTTTGAGCGAGCTGATCCAGCGGATGGGCAAACGCGTGCTGCGCGGTCCGCTCGATCCGTGGGAGGTGGAAAGCTATCAGCAGATCGCCCAGGCCGTTCAGCAGGAAAAGGGAACTTATGAGGAAGCGGTCGGCTACATCCTGGAAGGGATGCTTCAGTCGCCCCGGTTTATCTATCGCATCGAAAAGCCCAACGGCGACAAGCCGTCGCAATACGAGCTGGCTTCCCGGCTCGGCTACATTCTGTGGGGCGCGCCGCCCGATGAGGATTTGATCCACCTGGCCGATGCGGGCAAGTTAAAGGGGGCTGAGCTGGAAGCATTGGTCCAGCGGATGCTAACCGATCCGCGCGCCAAAGCACGGTCAGCACAATTCGTGCACGAGTGGCTAGAACTCGAACGGCTCGATTCGCTGCGCCCCAACGAGAAACTCTACCCGGCGTGGAGCCCTGCGCTGGGAAGCGATATGCAAGACGAGACGCTGGCCTTCTTCGACGAAGTTGCCTGGCAACAGCAGCGGCCGCTGGCCGATTTGCTCAATGCTCAGGTCACGGTCGTCTCTCCGCGGCTGGCCCGCTTCTACGGTTTGAAAGCCACGCAGGGACAACCGCTGGCCGGCGCACGGCAAACAGCGGGGACATCGAGCGGCGTCCTCGCTTACTATGACTTCAGTGAAGGGAGCGGCGATGTCGTGCACGATCGAAGCCGCAGCGATTCATCCCTCTACTTGAAGATTCAATCGCCGGAGAATGTACGTTGGACGTCAGATGGGCTCGTCGTTCATAAACCGACACGGATCTTCACGACCGAACCGCCCCGGCCGATGACCGCCGCGCTGCGAAAGACGAACCAGATTACGATCGAGGCCTGGATCACGCCGCACGACCTCCAACAGAACGGACCTGCCCGTATCGTGACCTTTTCGCACGACACAAGCAGCCGCAACTTCACCCTGGGGCAAGAGAAAAAGAAATACGATGCCCGCCTGCGAACCAATAAGACCGATCGTAACGGCATGCCATCGATCAGCACGAAAGATGGCCAGGTGAAGACGCAGCGGACGCATGTGGTCTACACGAAAGACGACGACGGGGTTGCGCGGCTTTACATCGACGGCAAACTAGCTGCTGAACGCAAAGGCTTGGGGGACTTCTCGAACTGGGAAAGCGAGATGGTCTTCGGCCTGGCGAACGAAGTCACCGGCGATCGCCCCTGGCTGGGCACGCTGCATTCGGTGGCGATCTACGACCGGGCACTCTCGGCCGAAGAAGTGATCGTGCAGTACGAGCCGATCCGCAAGTACGATCTGGCTTGGTATCCCGAGCGGGGAGGGATCCTGACGCAAGGTAGCACGCTGACGCTCGGGGGCGATAACGCCTCGATGGTCAGTCGAGGGCTCTTCGTGCTGCACGAGCTGCTTTACAGTCACGTGGGGGCCCCGCCACCGTGCGTCGATACGAGCCCTGTGCCTACCAAGAAGGGACTCACGCAGCGTGGCATCGCCATGGAGCGTATCAACAACGCCTCGTGCGGTGGATGCCACTCGCGATTCGAACCGCTGGCATTCGGGCTCGAAAAGTTCGACGGCATTGGCGCGTTCTCGGACAAAGATCGATTTGGTAACCCCCTGCGCGATGATGGTGAGATTCTGCTGCCAGGCACCGAAGAGCCGGTGAAGTATGAGTCGTCGCGGCAGTTGATGGAGATACTCGCGGCGAGTGATCGCGTACGAATGGGCATCACGCGGAAGCTGGTGCAGTTCGCCATCTCGCGCCCGTTGGCTTCCAGCGATGAGGCCATCGTCAAACAGATTCACGAGCAAGCACAAGCGGGTGGCGGTACGTATCAGGCCGTCATGCAAGCCATCGTCCTCAGTGACCTGGTTCAGAAGTTCCCTCCCTCCCAAACGTCACGCTAA
- a CDS encoding DUF1552 domain-containing protein: MKRTHLNRRTLLQGLGTVAIGLPLLEEMTVTPVLGAAKAEVPVRAFNVFFGLGIPSPLQTEGFDGVLEPLKPLRDKLLVMKNVDHVRCDMPGINAHFDGASAAFTAMPAEGTAKAGGPSIDQLVRQHYHPNGLPPGMISTLIAGTFFRRSRVVRYTHSFKDDGTPAAAMQEKPRDLFSRIFGEVPTDSLDPRRQRLSRSVLDSVVRQAKHYTAPNSPLGKVSRSRLQDHLDRVREYEQRTIEFEKKAEERRRDLPVPPASPLPHGNEADPSGQGIDITLEELTTEWRLMADLYALAIAMDRCRFGSITFLAAGERIRLTGDYEYNGEKRFVFDDAKQLKASGDKGCSHEWWHQFNEKKSNEQLRAHAHMKMREVAYFLQRLDEQDAMEANGRTILENSLFTISTESGDGRHNDVKRELSGVFHAVTGANGRFKTGEVVDVKAEGLDAYNELLRGMGVERNLGPDKRDKKSVDHIRA; encoded by the coding sequence ATGAAACGAACACATCTCAATCGCCGAACGCTTCTGCAAGGTCTGGGGACGGTTGCCATCGGGCTGCCGCTATTGGAAGAGATGACCGTTACGCCCGTGCTGGGGGCTGCCAAGGCGGAAGTTCCCGTGCGGGCGTTCAACGTCTTCTTCGGTCTGGGGATACCCTCTCCACTGCAAACCGAGGGCTTCGACGGCGTGTTGGAACCACTGAAGCCGCTACGTGATAAGTTGCTGGTCATGAAGAACGTCGACCACGTTCGCTGCGACATGCCAGGCATCAATGCGCATTTCGATGGCGCTTCGGCGGCGTTCACCGCGATGCCCGCGGAAGGAACGGCCAAGGCAGGCGGTCCTTCGATCGATCAGCTAGTCCGCCAGCATTATCATCCCAATGGCCTCCCACCAGGGATGATCTCGACGCTGATCGCCGGTACCTTCTTTCGCCGCAGCCGCGTGGTGCGCTATACGCATAGCTTCAAAGACGACGGCACGCCCGCCGCGGCCATGCAGGAGAAGCCGCGTGACCTGTTCAGTCGGATCTTCGGGGAAGTCCCGACTGACTCGCTCGATCCGCGCCGCCAGCGGTTGTCGCGCAGCGTGCTCGATAGCGTCGTGCGGCAGGCGAAGCATTATACCGCGCCGAACTCACCACTGGGGAAGGTCTCACGGTCGCGTCTGCAAGATCATCTCGACCGGGTGCGCGAGTACGAACAGCGCACGATCGAGTTTGAGAAAAAAGCCGAAGAGCGCAGACGCGACCTGCCGGTGCCGCCAGCTTCTCCGCTGCCACACGGCAACGAGGCCGACCCAAGCGGGCAAGGGATCGACATCACGCTGGAAGAACTCACTACCGAATGGCGCCTGATGGCTGACCTGTACGCGCTGGCCATCGCCATGGATCGTTGCCGTTTCGGTTCGATTACCTTCCTGGCCGCCGGCGAACGTATTCGTCTGACCGGCGACTACGAGTACAACGGCGAGAAGCGGTTCGTCTTCGACGACGCCAAGCAGCTCAAGGCCAGCGGCGACAAAGGATGCAGCCACGAATGGTGGCATCAGTTCAACGAGAAGAAATCGAACGAACAGTTGCGGGCGCATGCTCACATGAAGATGCGCGAGGTGGCGTATTTCCTCCAGCGGCTCGACGAGCAGGACGCGATGGAAGCCAACGGCAGGACCATTCTGGAGAACTCGCTGTTTACCATCAGCACCGAGTCGGGCGACGGCCGTCACAACGACGTGAAGCGCGAGCTGTCCGGCGTATTTCATGCCGTCACTGGTGCCAACGGCCGCTTCAAGACTGGCGAAGTCGTCGACGTCAAAGCGGAAGGGCTCGATGCCTACAACGAGCTGCTCCGCGGAATGGGCGTCGAACGAAATCTGGGTCCCGATAAGCGCGATAAGAAGTCGGTCGATCACATCCGAGCGTAA
- a CDS encoding efflux RND transporter periplasmic adaptor subunit, giving the protein MEIFRRFYPLALATLACGISAIALAGCSGAPQGPVDRPPPTVTVSQPVNKKIVEWDAYTGRLEPIEFVEIRARVSGYLQSIHFDEGQIVHEGDLLFVIDQRPFIAALNGAKASLGQAQAQMAQAKAQLDEARAQKKQAEAELNLAEARVKRTRTLRTSNAVAQDELDQREAEFTQAEADVTASEAGIGLAEAGVATAQSAIHSAEAAVETAELDLNYTKIYAPVSGRISREYVTEGNLVSGGAATSTLLTTITSVNPIYCVFDVNEQQALKYIRLALEGKRESSRSAKNPVFLGLADEEGFPHMGHMDFVDNRFDSDTASIRVRCIFRNDNEVLVPGMFGRVRLPGSAAYEAVLIPDSAIGTDQSSQYVYIVVDGKIERRSVEVGPLVDGLRVVRTGLDGSESLVIQGILLVRPEMPVKVETGTIEVREDGLPDDYMPLPQDQWISPGLSSVQLLRNKTQTAVEKTEEAIR; this is encoded by the coding sequence ATGGAAATCTTTCGACGTTTCTATCCATTGGCGCTCGCCACGCTCGCGTGTGGCATCAGCGCGATTGCTCTGGCAGGCTGTTCCGGCGCACCTCAAGGGCCTGTGGATCGGCCACCCCCGACGGTGACCGTTTCGCAGCCGGTCAACAAAAAGATCGTCGAGTGGGATGCCTACACGGGCCGTCTCGAGCCGATCGAGTTCGTCGAGATCCGCGCACGCGTCAGCGGTTACCTTCAGTCGATCCACTTCGACGAAGGTCAGATCGTTCACGAGGGGGACCTGCTCTTCGTGATCGATCAGCGACCCTTCATCGCGGCGCTCAATGGGGCGAAGGCCTCCCTGGGGCAAGCCCAAGCACAAATGGCCCAGGCCAAGGCGCAACTCGACGAAGCGCGTGCTCAGAAGAAGCAAGCCGAAGCCGAGCTGAACCTGGCCGAGGCCCGCGTCAAGCGAACGCGTACGCTCCGCACGTCGAACGCGGTCGCCCAGGACGAACTCGACCAGCGGGAAGCGGAGTTCACGCAAGCCGAAGCGGACGTAACGGCCTCGGAAGCGGGCATCGGATTGGCGGAAGCGGGCGTGGCGACGGCTCAGTCGGCGATCCATTCGGCTGAAGCCGCGGTCGAAACGGCCGAACTCGACCTGAACTATACCAAGATCTACGCGCCGGTATCCGGCCGGATCAGCCGCGAATACGTCACCGAAGGCAACCTGGTCAGTGGCGGCGCGGCGACCTCGACCTTGCTGACGACCATCACGTCGGTAAACCCCATCTACTGCGTGTTCGACGTCAACGAACAGCAGGCCCTGAAGTACATACGCCTGGCGCTTGAAGGCAAACGTGAAAGCTCGCGATCGGCGAAAAACCCCGTGTTCCTCGGATTGGCCGACGAAGAAGGCTTTCCGCATATGGGGCACATGGACTTCGTCGATAACCGCTTCGATTCCGACACGGCCAGCATTCGCGTGCGATGCATCTTTCGCAACGACAACGAAGTTCTCGTGCCGGGCATGTTCGGCCGGGTTCGCCTGCCAGGCAGCGCGGCTTACGAGGCCGTACTGATTCCCGATTCGGCGATCGGCACCGATCAATCCTCGCAGTACGTTTACATCGTCGTCGATGGCAAGATTGAACGTCGAAGCGTAGAGGTTGGCCCGTTGGTCGACGGACTACGCGTAGTGCGTACGGGGCTCGATGGAAGCGAGTCGTTGGTCATCCAAGGTATTCTGCTGGTGCGTCCCGAGATGCCGGTGAAGGTTGAGACAGGGACAATTGAAGTTCGCGAAGACGGCCTGCCGGATGACTATATGCCGCTGCCACAAGACCAGTGGATTTCGCCTGGGCTTAGCTCGGTTCAACTCCTGCGGAACAAGACGCAAACCGCGGTTGAGAAGACCGAGGAGGCGATCCGATGA